The DNA region GTCGTCCTTGACCGCGATCGGGATGCCCAGCAGCGGTGCGCGGTGCCCGTCGGCGCGCCGCCGGTCGGCCTCGGCCGCGTCCCGCAGCGCCGAATCGGTCAGCACCACTCGAAATGCGTTGAGGCTGTGCTGGCTCTTTTCGATGGCGTCCAACGACCTCCGGACCAGGTCCACGGAGGTGGCGGCACCACTGGCCAACTGATAGAGCTGATCGGCGACGGTCGGGAAACGGGTTGTGTTGCGCATTGTGCCTTCGACCCTACTGAGGGCGCGCCCAGCGTCGGGCAGGGTCTCCGGCGCGCCTGAGTGGATCTGTGGGGCGCAGCGGGGGAGACTGGCCGGATGCGGTTGTATCGGGATCGGGCGGTGGTGCTGCGCCAGCACAAGCTCGGCGAGGCCGACCGCATCGTCACGCTGCTGACCCGCGACCATGGGCTGGTCCGCGCGGTGGCCAAGGGGGTGCGTCGTACCCGCAGCAAGTTCGGCTCGCGGCTGGAGCCGTTCGCGCATATCGACGTGCAACTGCATCCGGGCCGCAACCTCGACATCGTCACTCAGGTGGTCTCGATCGACGCCTTCGCCTCCGACATCGTCAGTGACTACGGCCGCTACACCAGCGCGTGCGCGGTGTTGGAGACCGCCGAGCGGCTCGCCGGCGAAGAACACGCCGCGGTGCCGGCGCTGCACCGGCTGACCGTCGGCGCGCTGCGCGCGGTGGCCGACGGTGTTCGGCACCGTGAGCTGGTTCTCGACGCCTACCTGTTGCGGGCGATGGGGATCTCCGGCTGGGCGCCGGCGCTGACCGAATGCGCTCGGTGCGCCACCCCCGGACCGCACCGCGCGTTTCATGTCGCCGCCGGCGGCAGCGTGTGCATGCACTGTCGACCGTCGGGGTCGAGCACCCCGCCGCAGGGGGTGCTGGATCTGATGGTGGCCCTGCACGACGGCGACTGGGTCCACGCCGAGTCGGCCCCGGCGAACTACCGCAGCCAGGCCAGCGGTCTGGTGGCCGCACATCTGCAGTGGCATCTGGAACGCCGGTTGCGGACATTGCCACTGGTGGAGCGCGGCGACCGGACACTTGACCACGGCCTAAAGGCGGCCCTCGAACAACGTCTTGCCGCGGTCAGGCAGGATGTGCCCCATGGCTTTGAAGAGGGAAGGGAAACGGGCCCAGCAGGGCTGCCCCCAGCTGCCGCCGGCGCCTGACGACTATCCCACCTTCCCCGACACCTCGACGTGGCCGGTGCAGTTTCCCGACCTGCCGGAGGCCCCCGGTGGCGGACCGCGCCGCCCCCCGCAACACACCTCGAGGGCCACCGCGCCGCAGATCCCGGCCGACCAGCTGCCCAACCACGTCGCGGTGGTGATGGACGGCAACGGGCGCTGGGCCAAACAGCGCGGCCTGGCCCGCACCGAGGGCCACAAGATGGGCGAGGCCGTGCTCATCGACATCACCTGCGGTGCCATCGAACTCGGCATCAAGCATCTGTCGGTGTACGCGTTCTCCACGGAGAACTGGAAGCGCAGCACCGAGGAGGTGCGCTTCTTGATGGGCTTCAACCGCGAGGTGGTGCGCCGCCGCCGGGTGGCCCTGGACATCATGGGCGTCAACATGCGCTGGGTCGGGTCACGGCCGCGCATGTGGCGCAGCGTGATCGAGGAATTCG from Mycolicibacterium sp. MU0053 includes:
- a CDS encoding decaprenyl diphosphate synthase; the protein is MALKREGKRAQQGCPQLPPAPDDYPTFPDTSTWPVQFPDLPEAPGGGPRRPPQHTSRATAPQIPADQLPNHVAVVMDGNGRWAKQRGLARTEGHKMGEAVLIDITCGAIELGIKHLSVYAFSTENWKRSTEEVRFLMGFNREVVRRRRVALDIMGVNMRWVGSRPRMWRSVIEEFDIAEQMTVGNNTITVNYCVNYGGRTEIVEATREIARAAAAGELNPDKISEDTVAEHLHRPDIPDVDLFIRTSGEQRASNFMLWQSAYAEYVFQDKLWPDYDRRDLWAACEEYVSRNRRFGRA
- the recO gene encoding DNA repair protein RecO, which produces MRLYRDRAVVLRQHKLGEADRIVTLLTRDHGLVRAVAKGVRRTRSKFGSRLEPFAHIDVQLHPGRNLDIVTQVVSIDAFASDIVSDYGRYTSACAVLETAERLAGEEHAAVPALHRLTVGALRAVADGVRHRELVLDAYLLRAMGISGWAPALTECARCATPGPHRAFHVAAGGSVCMHCRPSGSSTPPQGVLDLMVALHDGDWVHAESAPANYRSQASGLVAAHLQWHLERRLRTLPLVERGDRTLDHGLKAALEQRLAAVRQDVPHGFEEGRETGPAGLPPAAAGA